GCTATTTTACATGATAGTGAATTCAAATGGGATAACTCAAATCAAACATTAAAACAGGGAAGCCTCCTCCTTGCACAATAAGCTCGATCAAGATCAATGGTACTACGACCAGCCACGGCAATCAACCGAGCCAATATAGGAGTTATACTTTCAAGAGCTGGCTGTTGCACGTTGTTCGTTTTTGATGGAATGTTAGCAAGGTGCCGCGAGGGTGTGGTTGAGATAAGGTGCTTTTAGTGGTGATGTGTGTTTAGGGAAACCGACCAGTTGGTCATTTCAACTCGAAGCGGATGATGAGTAGCAAATTCATCCCTGCGTGCAAAAAAAAGTTCTTGTGTGATGGTAGAACGGAATGGCAATCCAGGTTTTGTCTTTTGAGGTAGATCGACCTAATTATACAAAGCGCCAGAAACACAAAcccttctcggccgttgCAGACATTAATCGTTTTCGTAATAGGTATCTAGAAGAACTTGCTCTtaaggccgccaaggacaaCGTTTCTCTTCTGCTTGTTCATAAACTTGCCCACATCGTCAGCCCATCCCTGGCTCTGGTTCTGTAAATTATCCATGCTGTCGCTCATGATGTTGAGCCTCTCGGTGCGCTCGTTGAGTTGCCTAGTCAGGTAGTCGCCCCAACCTTCGTTGctcccggcggcgccggtgttgCTCGGGCCGGCTTGTCCACCAGTGCGTGCGGCCCTCGCTTCTGCCGCTGCGGCTGCGACCATCCGTTTGCTGGGCGGGCGGTTGGGGTCGATgagcaggtcgaggtcggTCGGAGAGACATGCTGCGTGCCGGAAAGCCACTGCATATTCGAGATGGTAGGTCGCGGGGGCGTGACAAGTTCGGGGTTAATGAGAATATCCGCGCTGACCGGGAGGTCCTTTCCAGTACCCCACACAGACAGGACAGCGACCTCGCTGGGCCCAGTCCAGCCGAAAATGTCACCGGTCTGCGTCACTACGGACGAGATGCTACGGCTGCTGTCGAGCATGGGAAGCGGGGCCTTGCCAATCTCCTTGAGGCCGGGAATAGAGTACGCGCGAGTGGTCCGGTCGCCAAATACGCCGACGATGGCAACCCCATGAAGCTCAAATTCCGTGACACATGCTGCATCGCACAGCATGTCATCGAAAGTTTTGGATGCGCCCTTTGCGCTTGCAGGCTTGAAGATTCGGATCTCGGTTTGTGTCACTAGGTTTTGGTCAGTTTTGATGCCATGAGCAAGCCCAAGTAGCCGACACACTCACCAGCAACAAGGACACCGTGAACCTGCTGTCCGTTCCTAAGCCCTGCAACAACAGGGCCAGTGGCGTGCGCGGGCTTGCCAGAGTCGGCCTGAATAGGACATAGAGCCacgaccttgccgtcgaATTGCTGGAACCCAGCAAGTTTGACAGTGTAGCTGTTTCCAGCGGGCAGCAGTTTAAAGGTAGCAACTCGTCCCAGGTTAGTGCCCACGAAGCAGCAGATGCTAGAGTAGTTGTCGCCTTCGAGCGTCATGACGCTAAACTCGATAGCCACCGGCCACTCTTTCCCATGGTTATTACCATGCGATCCCTTTAGGAAGGATGATCTCTTCTCATGCTTGGCAAACTCCGTCATGGATATCTGGAAGATGACCGAGGGGCCTCGAAGGTCGATGACACTGAAAAACCCACCTTCCGATCCAATGCCTACAAACCCAACATCCGAAACGCAGATGGCTGAGATGGGGCCCTGCATCATCTCGTACAGATGCCATGGCTGCAAGCCTTCCTTGAGACCGGGCTCTGCTCTCGAGCTAATATCAGTCAGGGACCCCGGGTTAGGCGGGAGGTCCTGGTGGTGGTCTTTGCCGAAAAATCTGTTGCCGGCCCATCTGTAAAGGACTACCTCGCCGGTACGGGTTCCCACCGCGAACTCGCCCGTGTTTGGTGCCAGATTCATGGCAGTGATGTCGATATCTTCGTAGCGGTCAAGCGCACGTGCGACGTCGACTTGCAACATGGTCGGGTTCTCCATTTCATCGGCATGGCCGGCATCCCAGAGCCGCACCGTGCTGTCGCCATGGGCTACTTGGAAGATGGTGCGACCCTCGTATCTGCGTTTTGGCTTCGCCGCCTCAGCGCCGCCTTTCAGAAGTGGTTCGCCCTGGTTCCTGGTCTCCACCATGCCCAGCCAGCGTCCACGGTCTAGGGTTTGCACAGCAAACTTGTTCACGTATGGGTGAACGAAGGAGATGGACGGGTGCAGTTGGTTCGTCGGGCTAATCGGGTATCCCGAGGGAAAGCTCATGGTCAGAAGCTCGCCAGAAGAGAGGAGCGTCATTACAGCAATGGGATCCTGTGCGCCAGCGAAGTAGGGCGAGGAACGGGGGATAAGTAGAAAATCGGCGACTTGGGCACCAGGAGGCGTTGGCAAGGTGATTTGGCGTTTTCCCTGTAAGTGGTCCTGAAGAACTTGCCATGAGGAGGTGGCATAAATAGGCGTTTGTCCAAGTTCGATGAAGGTAAGCCCCCTTTGGGGAGCATCCGGACTGAGCCCACCGGCGATGAGCAACCCAGTGTCATCCGGATTTTCTTTGCAACACCAGGCGATGCGTACGTATGGCTCCGTGTAGCCGACATGGCCGGCTTTCGGCGATGGCTGGTCAACCTTCATCTCTGTTATGGTCCTGGCCATGATGATTCGGCCATCCTTCGGGTCCCAGAATACCATGCTGCCGTCATCGTGTGCCGTCATGATGAAAGTGCCCGTGGGGTGCCACAAGGCATGCGTCACCCTCGGCTTACGCACCGTGTCCGGTggctctcctcctccaccggGGGCACCGGGCTGTAGCACATACTCGAAGAACTTGATCGGCTTGTTCTGCTTGAACGAGTAGATGACAACCCCCGTCGTGTACGCAATGAGCATCTGGCCAATGTCTCTCGGATGCAGCGCGATGCTCACCAGCCCAACGACGCGTGCGGTGGGGTCTCTCTCCTTCCAGAAGTTTGGTAGTCGGAACGACCTCGTGATGTTCTCCCTGTCCAAATCATAAGCCAAGACTTCTCCGGTagccaggccgaggaaggcCCAATCGAGCATAGGATCCGTGAGGAGGCAGGCAACATGACCGGGACAGACGAGGCCAGCGATGCGCTTCGCGGTGTCGAGATCCCATATTCCCAGTTCGTTCTTGGCGTCAAGAGAGACGAGCCGGTTGGCGGCGAAGTGGAGCGAGCGAAAGGATGTGCGCCTTGGCGGCTCGATAACCTTGTGGACTCTGCCTtggccgaagacgaagatTTTGCCAGGGCCGAACTTGGATTCGTTGGTGGCAATTGCGAGGAGCGACTGTATCGGTTCATAGGCTAAGCAGCTGTGGCATTTCCAGTCAGTACGAAGTCTCGGGACGTGATGCCCATCGCGGAACGCCATGGAGTTGACGCGCGTCAACGTGGGGTAGCTCGTGTACTGACCTAACCTGCGAGTTGAGACCATATGCGGACTGATAATCGGGAGCGAAGAGGTCGGGCAGGATTGACGCAGACAGGTCGTTCTGCAGGCCTGTCTGCTTTTGTCGAAGGAAGGCGGCCATGGTCCGAGAGAGCGGTGCAAGTTGGATTTCTGGAGATGTTGTTGGAGGGAGAGAGCccgggagagggagagctCTGGGGCAGTCCCGCAACTTTTAGGGCGGCCGAAGGTTCCCGCTTGGCGGGGTGACACTCGCTCGGTGGGCAAAAGTCCAAGACCCTGCAGGCGCGCGACCGAGACCAACGTCATAAGGTTGACCGCCCGGTCCGTGCGCTGTTCCACAACTAACAGCTCCTTCACGTGAACAGTTGATTATGTAATGCACGAAATGCCAACGGCCCCTTCTCCAATTAAGAACATCGTCAATTCGTCTCACTCTCTTCACCAAACTAAAAATAGGGCAGGTACCTTGCGTCGATGTCTCCGGGTTCGACCGCGATCAATGTTCCAGAAAGGGAATGAATCGTTGGGAAACTTCCATGGATCAGACTGATAGCAATTTTCAATAACAATAGCATCATTCGTCTCGACGGGCAAGTCACTCCACCCTCGGGTGATTAACGCACCTTATACGTACCGGTATTCAGACAACATCGCAGGCATGGGTTGCTGTCAATTACATCTGCAGTTTATCTGCAGAAGACTTCTTCTAATTATCTAGTTTTACACTACGGGTATCGATCGCTTTTCAAACAGCGGCTACGACGGCTACAAAAATGACTTTCCACCAAAACTCGACCACGTTCAGACGGATCCAGCGGCGGCCCCCTCCTCAACTCGCTTCTCCTCGTTATGTCCGTGGACAGGGATAGCACTGGTGGCCCTGCAGATATTGTCAGCACGAGTTAAaagacatcatcatcagtgTAGGAGAACTCACAGATCATCCTCGCCGGAGAGCTCCTCCAACGTCTTCCTTGCCGTCTCCGGAATCAACAAGGTTGTGAAGAAACCACAAAGCATGAAAAGGGCAAAAATTTGCATGATGTGGTTGAGCCACGGCGTGCTCCATCTCGGGTCCGTCTTGGCACGGGCACTGTCGGCTCCAATGGTCCTGAGCGGTCCAAAGACAACCTGCGCAATAATGGCACCAATcttgcccgaggcggcggaaaTACCGTGAGAGGTGGACCGATACCTTGTCGGAAAGCACTCTCCAGGGACAATGAATGTCGTCGAGTTGGGAccggcgttgaagaagaactgCGCCAGAGTGTACAGGACCATCAGAGCAGTTCCGGACAGGTTCCAGTAGTCGAAGCCGATGAcgcagaagaggagggtgagggtAAAAAAGCCGAAAAGCTGGATGGGCTTGCGTCCGATTGTGTCGACGAGAGCGGCGGAAACCCAGTATCCGGGGACGGCACCGGCACAGACAAGAATCAGGTTGCCGACAGCCGTCTTGTAGTAGATGTGGTACACATCCTTGCCGCCAGACCACCCGATGGCAttgaggatgatggcgttGTTCAACCCGAGGCCGTAGAAGGCGACATCCAGAAAGAACCACGAACCGGCGGTGCCGATAAGAACCTTGGCGTTCTTCCAGACGCTGTAGTGGCGGAAGAAGTCACCCCACGACGCCTTGGGGACTTCGAGCTGCGACTTGGCCTCTtggcgggcgacgacgcgggTGGCCTCGTCAACCTGAGATTCTCCCCACTTGCCCTGCTTGTAAtggtcgacgtcgccctcggccttgtGTACGTCATTGTCGACATCAAAGGTGTATCGAGGCGTCTCGGGAATGGTGAGGCGGAAGTAGAGCGCAATGCATCCAGGGACGGCACCGAAACCAATCATTGTTCTCCACATCTTGTCGACGGCCATCAGGCAAGGCTCAGTGGTAGAGCACGCAGCAGGCTTAGCGGCAGTCTCGAGGGATCCCTGGAAACCGGCCGTGACGATGAGGAGCATGATGCCACCAGCAAGCTGGCCAAAACCTTGGTTGGCAAACACGGCATTCATCATGAAGCCTCTCCACTTGGTCGTGGCGAACTCGGAGGTGATGATGGCAGAAAGAGGATAGTCGCCGCCGATTCCGATGCCCTTGGTCCCGGTCAGCCATAGTACGATTGTTACATATCGCTTCGTCACTCACCATGATGATACGCCAGAAAACgatgaggccgacgatggagacAGAAGGGGAGGCAGACGAGAGAGCCTGGGCGAGGGTGGCGACAATGATGATGATCAGTTCGACACCGTACTATCGTCGGTGTGTGTCAGTCGCACAACTCAATCACACGACAATCTTTTGTCATGGGGCTGCCTACCATCTTCTTGCGGCCGACAATGTCGGCGAGAATACCAAAACCAAGTTGGCCGACAACGGTGCCGGCGGATGTTGCAACCTTGATTGCGGTATCGTGTTCCGCAGGTAGGGTGCCTCCAAAGTACACTATACCCAACATGGAGGTGACGAGGCCAATGGTGAAGATGTCATACTGGAAATGAGGTCAGTCAAACCTGACACAGGTCTGCGTCTGGGAAAAACGTACCGAGTCGGTGAAGAAACCaatgccggcgacgacgatggcacGGACGTGGTACCAGCCGAAAGGCGCCTTGTCAATCTCGGCCAGTGCCAGACGACGGCGTTCGTTGGCGTCAGCGATATGTGCGAAGtcgttgttgaagttgtgGAAAGCGGCGTTTCCGCCCGAGGTCTTGTTGTTCCTGGCCTCTGCAGCGGTGACGTTGGGCTGGACGTTGGACTCCATGCCCGCGATTTCGGACGACTGAATGACACCGGTCATGATGTTTACTCTGAGCCCCAGAAGAAACGAGTGGCAAGGTTCGACTCCCTAAAGATTGGGAACGGAATCGTTGGACTTGGGTTCCTGCTGGGAAGGATGGGAAGCGCGAGAGGCAGAGAAACTCAATCCGAGGGTGTCTGGGAGGGGGTTTGACTTATATGCCAAACGGGAACAGGCAAGGGGATTACATGCCATCTGAGATGGAAGGCCCTCGCCGTGTTACGTGCATGGAAACGAACACTTCCAGtggaggcagagagagagagagagatgcgACGACGACTAAGGATGCTAGAAAGACATGGGTTAAGATCAGCCTCCACCTCGGAGACTACGTGCTAGCGTGGTAAACGGAacaggagggggggggggggggggggggggtgaggagTCGTTGTACCGGGCAAGGCGAATGACATGCGACGAAGTTTCTCGAGTTTGGCGGCATCTGTTCTGCGAAAGCGAATCCACCTACAGTAAGTAGATCGAGACCGCGACTATGGAGCCGAGAGGCAGGATACAGGACAGGGCAATCCGGGATGCAGGCGAGGgaccaacaacaacaacaaattggagacgccgccgacgagtcGACGATCGAAGGCAGACGGCCAACGGCCACCGGGGCGATGGATGTAGACAACAGGGATACCTCCTGCGCGGAACAATGGAGGTGTGGCTGGGTGGAACCGTGCTCGGCGTCCAATTCGGCATGGCGCCTGTTTTTCACTTTCTTCCCAGACTTCGTCCTTCGTCCCTATTTGGGCTGAGAATCAGATAATGCATCCCGACTGGCCGCCGCAGACTTTCACTTTTTCGCTCTAACACCGGTAGCGGCACGCTCAAACAAGACGTACGGCTTCATCGGACTTTTTTACGACACCTCCCGACCGCCGTCCGAGCCCAGGAGCAACACCACTTTGTCCCCTACCCACAATGAGAGAGTACCTCGCAACGGCCCGTTCGTGTCAATGTTGATCGTGGGCCAATGGGAAGGCTCACCATGAGAACATGGGCGCGAAATAGCATGGGGGACTGGTCGAATGGAAggcacggcgccgacgattCGGAGCAGCACTGCTCGAACAGTTTTCGGcatgtctctctctgccccATTCCCAGGACAACCCGGCATGGCATCGAATAACGAATTTGCTGAGTCGATCACACCCCCAGGCAGGGAGGGTCTGGACAAGCTTTGTGGACACGTCCATCAGTACTCTTGGCCACAGCTTAGCAGGCTTGGCCAACCAACAGTTACAACGTCTACCTGTAGCCATCAACTTGGCACTTTGCCTGTTCATCCAAGGTGACAGACAGTCTTCTCCCCCGACTCTGACCTGTTGGTCTATTTAGAGAAGACTGCCAAGGGGCGACAATTGGTCGTTGGCTTCACCGAGCATGCAAGAAGCACGTCGGCACAGTCGAGGGGGGCTAGCCTTTTTCGTCTACCGAACGCCCGGAACGAGACCGATCAatcccagcagcagcttggtACAACGGAGTCCCTGACTGACATGTCCCTTCACACCAAAGGTACATACATGCTCATCAGTTCAGCGTCAGCCCAGGAGCTGCCGACCCATCCGTGGATTCAGCCGGGGGCAGAATCTCAAATGGGCGCGTTTAAAGCCCGCCAATCACGGCGCGGCATTCGAACACGTTGCAGCTGCGCGCCCTGGGCCTAGCAACGATGAGTGATGCCGACAACTTCGAGAATCGACGGGTTCTGTTCTTTCTTCAAGTAGGGAATTTCGAGTTTTaatggcctcggccagaaCGGCTTTGTGCGTGACGATTGATTACATGTCGTTAACGAGGTGCCTCTCTATGCGGCTCTCAATAACCCCCCTGGTTAGAAGTCCCGCTGCTTGGCACACTTGGCATCGAGAACTTTCATCGTCGGATGCGCCATGATCCCGCTGCCAAGAAGGGAGCCAAGTCCCGGGGCGACGCCCGTCTAGGAATGTCGATATTGCAGAGAATGCAGCTGTCGCGTGCCCAATGTCTCGTTACGGATGGCCCTTCGTGGCGGTTGACGCTCGTTGCCCACGTGCTCTGTTGGCGTTTCCCCGTTGGCGGCTTCGTATGTGGTTTGGTTTATCTTCAAGGGTCAGAGGATGACGGGCGAGCGCCCATACCATGCCATTCCACCGGCACCCTTCCAATTCCCGGGAAGGCCGTTggaaaggaaggggaaaaaaaaaggatgcTTCGGCGTAGACAATCATCTGATCAGTCAGTTGCACACATCGAACACATCAGCGTCACGACTTGCCGATCTCCGGGCGATACTTGAATCCTTCAACATTCAATTCAACCTTTTGCCGTCATCTCACAGTTGTGAcgacctcccccccccccccccccccccccccgcaaTCTGTCTCGTCCCTCGTCGAAAGGGAGCTGCTCGAGTCCGCCCCCATTTGGGAGGTTGAACTCCTCTCTCGTGCGCGACCCGCCACCCTAACTAGTAGCACCTCAGGTAGGCTAGTCAACGCTCGCGTCTAGAATCAAACGGCTAGACAAGGGTCCAGTTCCAAAAGGACGTGCAGTCGTTCCTGTGGTGGGATCCAGAATGGGGTCTCCTCCATCTGAGCCAATGGGGCCCCGGATTTCGCACACGTGGGTGGAAACATTTGCTGCTCATCGCCAGATATTGCACTTCAATGTCCGCCGCTCCTTGCGGGCGGGGTCACTTCAGATGCAGAGTCATGGTTTATTCGCCTGGGCCGACTGAGAAAAGAGATTCGCGGCGGCTTGCGAAGAACGCCGGCCCAGGACTTTCTTTGCCTGTCTGCGTGTATTTGCCGTGGATCAAATCGGGCCATGAACAAAAGCGTCATCGGTTTCATGGAAGGCGTCGGACGCAACTCAACTGTTACCTGACCTCTGCCAAACTAGCAACAATTCTAGTTTCTCAATTGGCTTCCCAAGTTTTTGTTCTTGTTTGCCTGCTACTTGGACATCTCCGTTGCTCAAAATAGTCGTATGCGAGAAGATGCTAGTAGCCCAGGACAGAAGAATGCAACATATTAAGTCCTTCAAACTCAATGCAGGAGGCATGAGTGTAAGGACTCCGGGTAGTAACGAACGCCGGTCTATCCGCGTGAAGCTGGAGACGCTCGAGGCCGGTTATGAAACGGCAGCATGCCGCATCGTTTTCTCTGCTGCAGCAAATAGCATGTGGTTTCCCGGTGCCTTGGCTCTTACTTGGAAGTGTCGCACTCAGATCGTCGTGCTCAATATGGTAAAAGATAGAGACCTCAAATCTTGGATCCAAATCACCTGAATGGAGTAGATTGGATCACCATTGAATAAGAAAGGTCCTCTTGAAGGTGCGGGCAAAAGTGTGAAAATTGAGTATGAAGTccacgatgatgatgatgataatgGCTGTCACTGTCTGGCCGGGCTGATTCTGTCTATCATACATGAACGGATCTGAATTCCAGAAAACCAATTGGATCCCATAATACTTTCCTCCATGTGGCCTTCATGGACCACATCACCGCATTCCAGTGGAGCTGAAGCTTTGATACCATCAATACttgtggtgtggtgtgtgaTCTACTGTGATGAAGGTGTCGCTAGGATGATGACGACCCCAAAGGAGCTCAACGAGATAGCCTTTCAAGGAGGGTGAGAGTGTGTGGCTGAACGAGAGCCTCGATACGGTTGTGAAAGCTATTTCTACATTGTTTATTGTTGCCAGCGCGGCTCCTCTGAGCCCTAGGCTTGGATGTATACGTCGATGGACCCGACAAACGAGGACTTCCTGAATAGAAACATGTTTCAAATTAATCTCGAACATCTCGGGCAGCtccgaggtcgagatccGGATGCCCAGATATCGGAAGTCCATTTTCTGTGATGTCTGCTCACAGTACTATTGCAAAGTAGAATCCGGGTGGCGACTTTCTGTCGGCGAAGGTGAAACTCAACCCGAAGACTCACTTTGTCCGGTCTGCTTCGCGACCAAAACCAAAAGACCCCATGTCAGTTGGACGATTCCAAACCCAAACTACTCAGCCAGCTCGTCACCCGCGCCTTCATCTGGCCCACCATTCCAATGCCGTAGACAAGCCAGATCTTCCATTGAGCAAGAGTCTCTGGGAAATCCGCTTCCTCGGAAAATGCGCTCCCCAAGTATTGGCAGCCGCCAACTTCTCCTCCAAAGACGCGGTTGGTGAAAACCGCGAGGCCCGTGTCTCTACCGAATGGCATTTGGACCTGAACGTGCTGGTGCTCCAACTCGAAGCGCCAGTGCCCTCCGCCGGCGGACCAGAATTCGACGACATGAcccgtcgaggccgggcggccgacgacgaaagCCCGTGCTCCGCGGCCATGCTGGGTTGCCGAGACTCTAACATAATCTCCGCCCTGTTGTGGTTGATGCGACGGGGGGGTGGTGGCTTGTGTCGAGACAAGCTTTTTGCCGTGTTTGAACAGAACGGCTGTGTAGTGCGGGACTCTGCCCCCGACCCGCGACGTGGGCTCCCAgtagaagaaggaaaagggtCCGGCGGAGCCGCGGAGGATGCGGAAACCCCAAATGATCTTGAACCAGTTGTCGATGGCCCACAGGTGCAGGTGGCCGCCTACGCCGGAGTACGATAACTCGCGGCCCTTGAACGTCATGTTGCCCCGGACCTGGG
The DNA window shown above is from Colletotrichum destructivum chromosome 2, complete sequence and carries:
- a CDS encoding Putative major facilitator, sugar transporter, major facilitator superfamily, which translates into the protein MTGVIQSSEIAGMESNVQPNVTAAEARNNKTSGGNAAFHNFNNDFAHIADANERRRLALAEIDKAPFGWYHVRAIVVAGIGFFTDSYDIFTIGLVTSMLGIVYFGGTLPAEHDTAIKVATSAGTVVGQLGFGILADIVGRKKMYGVELIIIIVATLAQALSSASPSVSIVGLIVFWRIIMGIGIGGDYPLSAIITSEFATTKWRGFMMNAVFANQGFGQLAGGIMLLIVTAGFQGSLETAAKPAACSTTEPCLMAVDKMWRTMIGFGAVPGCIALYFRLTIPETPRYTFDVDNDVHKAEGDVDHYKQGKWGESQVDEATRVVARQEAKSQLEVPKASWGDFFRHYSVWKNAKVLIGTAGSWFFLDVAFYGLGLNNAIILNAIGWSGGKDVYHIYYKTAVGNLILVCAGAVPGYWVSAALVDTIGRKPIQLFGFFTLTLLFCVIGFDYWNLSGTALMVLYTLAQFFFNAGPNSTTFIVPGECFPTRYRSTSHGISAASGKIGAIIAQVVFGPLRTIGADSARAKTDPRWSTPWLNHIMQIFALFMLCGFFTTLLIPETARKTLEELSGEDDLATSAIPVHGHNEEKRVEEGAAAGSV
- a CDS encoding Putative lethal giant larvae (Lgl)-like domain, WD40/YVTN repeat-like-containing domain superfamily, producing the protein MAAFLRQKQTGLQNDLSASILPDLFAPDYQSAYGLNSQVSCLAYEPIQSLLAIATNESKFGPGKIFVFGQGRVHKVIEPPRRTSFRSLHFAANRLVSLDAKNELGIWDLDTAKRIAGLVCPGHVACLLTDPMLDWAFLGLATGEVLAYDLDRENITRSFRLPNFWKERDPTARVVGLVSIALHPRDIGQMLIAYTTGVVIYSFKQNKPIKFFEYVLQPGAPGGGGEPPDTVRKPRVTHALWHPTGTFIMTAHDDGSMVFWDPKDGRIIMARTITEMKVDQPSPKAGHVGYTEPYVRIAWCCKENPDDTGLLIAGGLSPDAPQRGLTFIELGQTPIYATSSWQVLQDHLQGKRQITLPTPPGAQVADFLLIPRSSPYFAGAQDPIAVMTLLSSGELLTMSFPSGYPISPTNQLHPSISFVHPYVNKFAVQTLDRGRWLGMVETRNQGEPLLKGGAEAAKPKRRYEGRTIFQVAHGDSTVRLWDAGHADEMENPTMLQVDVARALDRYEDIDITAMNLAPNTGEFAVGTRTGEVVLYRWAGNRFFGKDHHQDLPPNPGSLTDISSRAEPGLKEGLQPWHLYEMMQGPISAICVSDVGFVGIGSEGGFFSVIDLRGPSVIFQISMTEFAKHEKRSSFLKGSHGNNHGKEWPVAIEFSVMTLEGDNYSSICCFVGTNLGRVATFKLLPAGNSYTVKLAGFQQFDGKVVALCPIQADSGKPAHATGPVVAGLRNGQQVHGVLVAVTQTEIRIFKPASAKGASKTFDDMLCDAACVTEFELHGVAIVGVFGDRTTRAYSIPGLKEIGKAPLPMLDSSRSISSVVTQTGDIFGWTGPSEVAVLSVWGTGKDLPVSADILINPELVTPPRPTISNMQWLSGTQHVSPTDLDLLIDPNRPPSKRMVAAAAAEARAARTGGQAGPSNTGAAGSNEGWGDYLTRQLNERTERLNIMSDSMDNLQNQSQGWADDVGKFMNKQKRNVVLGGLKSKFF